One Streptococcus gallolyticus subsp. gallolyticus DSM 16831 DNA window includes the following coding sequences:
- the rpsC gene encoding 30S ribosomal protein S3, which produces MGQKVHPIGMRVGIIRDWDAKWYAEKEYADYLHEDLAIRKFIQTELADASVSRIEIERAVNKVIVSLHTAKPGMVIGKGGANVDALRAKLNKLTGKQVHINIVEIKQPDLDAHLVGENIARQLEQRVAFRRAQKQAIQRTMRAGAKGIKTQVSGRLNGADIARSEGYSEGTVPLHTLRADIDYAWEEADTTYGKLGVKVWIYRGEVLPARKNTKGGK; this is translated from the coding sequence GTGGGTCAAAAAGTACATCCAATTGGTATGCGTGTCGGAATCATCCGTGATTGGGATGCGAAATGGTATGCTGAAAAAGAATACGCGGATTACCTTCATGAAGATCTTGCAATCCGCAAATTCATTCAAACAGAATTGGCAGACGCTTCAGTTTCACGTATTGAAATCGAACGTGCTGTAAATAAAGTAATTGTTTCACTTCACACTGCTAAACCAGGTATGGTTATCGGTAAAGGTGGAGCTAATGTTGACGCTCTTCGCGCTAAACTTAACAAATTGACTGGAAAACAAGTTCACATCAACATCGTTGAAATCAAACAACCTGATTTGGACGCACACCTTGTTGGTGAAAACATTGCACGTCAACTTGAACAACGTGTTGCTTTCCGTCGTGCTCAAAAACAAGCTATCCAACGTACAATGCGTGCAGGTGCTAAAGGTATTAAAACTCAAGTATCTGGTCGTTTGAACGGTGCTGATATCGCTCGTAGTGAAGGTTATTCAGAAGGAACTGTTCCACTTCACACACTTCGTGCAGATATTGACTACGCTTGGGAAGAAGCTGACACTACTTACGGTAAACTTGGTGTTAAAGTTTGGATCTACCGTGGTGAAGTTCTTCCAGCTCGTAAAAACACTAAAGGAGGCAAATAA
- the rpsJ gene encoding 30S ribosomal protein S10, translating into MANKKIRIRLKAYEHRTLDTAAEKIVETATRTGATVAGPVPLPTERSLYTVIRATHKYKDSREQFEMRTHKRLIDIINPTQKTVDALMKLDLPSGVNVEIKL; encoded by the coding sequence ATGGCAAACAAAAAAATCCGTATCCGTTTGAAAGCATACGAACATCGTACACTTGATACAGCGGCAGAAAAAATTGTTGAAACTGCAACACGTACAGGTGCAACAGTTGCTGGACCAGTTCCACTTCCAACTGAACGTAGCTTGTACACAGTTATTCGTGCGACTCACAAATACAAAGATTCACGCGAACAATTTGAAATGCGTACTCACAAACGCTTGATCGATATCATCAACCCAACTCAAAAAACAGTTGACGCTTTGATGAAATTGGATCTTCCAAGTGGTGTTAACGTAGAAATCAAACTCTAA
- the rplD gene encoding 50S ribosomal protein L4 has protein sequence MANVKLFDQTGKEVSSVELNDAIFGIEPNESVVFDVVISQRASLRQGTHAVKNRSAVSGGGRKPWRQKGTGRARQGSIRSPQWRGGGVVFGPTPRSYGYKLPQKVRRLALKSVYSAKVAEDKFVAVESLSFAAPKTAEFANVLSALNVDSKVLVILEEGNEFAALSARNLPNVKVATATTASVLDIVNSDKLLVTKEAISTIEEVLA, from the coding sequence ATGGCAAACGTAAAACTATTTGACCAAACTGGTAAAGAAGTTAGCTCAGTTGAGTTGAACGATGCTATCTTCGGTATCGAACCAAACGAATCAGTAGTATTTGATGTCGTTATCAGCCAACGCGCTAGCCTTCGCCAAGGTACTCACGCAGTTAAAAACCGCTCTGCAGTATCTGGTGGTGGTCGTAAACCATGGCGTCAAAAAGGAACTGGACGTGCTCGTCAAGGTTCTATCCGCTCACCACAATGGCGTGGTGGTGGTGTAGTCTTCGGACCAACTCCACGTTCATACGGATACAAACTTCCACAAAAAGTTCGTCGCCTTGCATTGAAATCAGTTTACTCAGCTAAAGTTGCTGAAGATAAATTTGTAGCTGTAGAAAGCCTTTCATTTGCAGCTCCAAAAACTGCTGAATTCGCAAACGTACTTTCAGCTCTTAACGTTGACTCAAAAGTACTTGTAATCCTTGAAGAAGGAAACGAATTTGCAGCTCTTTCTGCACGTAACCTTCCAAACGTTAAAGTTGCAACTGCAACAACTGCAAGTGTTCTTGATATCGTAAACAGCGACAAACTTCTTGTTACTAAAGAAGCAATCTCTACAATCGAGGAGGTTCTTGCATAA
- a CDS encoding MMPL family transporter, which translates to MGKLLHKLSYWIFRHAKLTIVLVMLLLGALGGIAGLTGVHFSSTGLDMKGTESQTALNIVEKDFAGLASKGASEKVVFKATSGSLTDETAQQAMADFVKEEMADDAVEMVILPEQQQNLTKNNAIGYATVTFKKAKEDVKQSSINHLVKATKIPKDAGIETELTGDLTISEMDTGEKSEIYGLLAAIIILAITFASVIMAGMPILSALIGLGISVLGVVILSNWIEFTTSDLSLSGMIGLAVGIDYALFIISRYRQEIKKGHSREEALAKSMTTAGKAVIFAGTTVIVALLAMSTLGISFLSVMGFAGALSVLGAMLTALTIIPAVIVLLGKIATGEKQNRVLARFGRLKRDYGWGKFVSKFKVLLSGMVLLGLIIVALPARNMNLGLPTDANKSTKTTERRAYDIMTEGYGAGHAATLVVLVKTGDSETAQDVATELQNTANVERVTPPMIGNGKSGQYYMITLTPKTDGNAVATKNLVKAIRAKSNKNGNPTLLVTGSTAINIDMSDALLAALPKFALIIVAFAFVLLLLIFRSLLIPFVAVSGFVLSLLATLGALVFIVQEGHFDDLIGLAGPSAILNFLPVLVIGIMFGLAMDYEVFLISRMKEVYDETGDTQKALLEGMKDNGKAIFAAILIMASVFMGFVFAADSTVKSMGLALTLGIFFDALIVRMIFVPATLAVFGKANWYLPKWLDKLLPNVKIE; encoded by the coding sequence TGTTGGGGGCTCTTGGTGGAATTGCTGGGTTAACAGGCGTGCATTTTTCATCAACAGGGCTTGATATGAAAGGTACAGAATCGCAAACAGCGCTTAATATTGTTGAAAAAGATTTTGCTGGTCTTGCTTCAAAAGGTGCGAGTGAAAAAGTCGTCTTTAAAGCAACTTCGGGTTCGTTAACAGATGAGACGGCACAGCAAGCTATGGCGGATTTTGTTAAAGAAGAAATGGCTGATGATGCTGTTGAGATGGTTATTCTACCAGAGCAACAACAAAATTTGACTAAGAATAATGCTATCGGATATGCAACAGTTACTTTCAAAAAAGCAAAGGAAGATGTTAAGCAGTCATCGATTAATCATTTGGTAAAGGCGACTAAAATTCCCAAAGATGCAGGAATTGAAACGGAACTAACAGGCGATTTGACAATTAGTGAAATGGATACTGGTGAAAAATCAGAAATCTATGGTCTCTTAGCAGCCATTATCATTCTAGCCATTACTTTTGCATCGGTTATCATGGCAGGAATGCCGATTCTTTCTGCACTTATTGGTTTGGGAATCAGTGTGCTTGGTGTGGTTATTTTGTCAAATTGGATTGAGTTCACAACATCTGATTTATCGCTTAGTGGTATGATTGGCTTAGCTGTGGGAATTGATTATGCTCTCTTCATTATTTCGCGTTACAGACAAGAAATAAAAAAAGGACATAGTCGTGAAGAAGCACTGGCTAAGTCAATGACGACAGCAGGGAAAGCCGTTATTTTTGCAGGTACGACTGTTATAGTTGCTTTGCTTGCTATGTCAACACTTGGTATTAGCTTCTTATCTGTAATGGGATTTGCTGGTGCTTTGTCTGTTCTTGGAGCAATGTTGACAGCTTTGACCATTATTCCAGCGGTGATTGTTCTTTTAGGAAAAATTGCAACAGGAGAAAAGCAAAATCGTGTATTAGCTCGTTTTGGACGATTGAAACGTGACTATGGTTGGGGAAAATTCGTTAGCAAATTTAAAGTGTTGTTATCAGGAATGGTGTTGCTTGGCTTAATTATTGTTGCTTTGCCAGCGCGTAATATGAATCTTGGGTTGCCAACGGATGCTAACAAGAGCACCAAGACAACGGAACGTCGTGCTTATGATATTATGACAGAAGGTTATGGTGCAGGGCATGCGGCAACCTTGGTCGTTTTAGTTAAAACTGGTGATAGTGAAACAGCGCAGGATGTAGCCACAGAATTGCAGAATACAGCTAACGTAGAGCGTGTGACACCACCAATGATTGGCAATGGTAAATCTGGACAATATTACATGATTACGTTGACTCCGAAAACAGACGGAAATGCAGTAGCTACTAAGAATTTGGTAAAAGCTATCCGTGCGAAATCAAATAAAAATGGCAACCCAACGTTGTTGGTTACAGGTTCAACAGCTATTAATATTGATATGTCAGATGCTTTGCTAGCAGCTCTTCCAAAATTTGCTTTAATTATCGTAGCATTTGCCTTTGTTCTTTTATTGCTTATCTTCCGTTCGTTATTGATTCCGTTTGTTGCGGTAAGTGGTTTTGTTCTTTCATTGCTTGCGACTTTGGGTGCCTTGGTCTTTATTGTCCAAGAAGGACATTTTGATGATTTGATTGGACTTGCTGGTCCGAGTGCTATTTTGAATTTCTTACCAGTTTTAGTTATCGGCATTATGTTTGGTTTGGCAATGGATTACGAGGTCTTTCTTATCAGTCGGATGAAAGAAGTATATGATGAAACAGGAGACACTCAAAAAGCCTTGCTTGAGGGAATGAAAGATAATGGGAAAGCTATCTTTGCAGCTATTTTGATTATGGCATCAGTCTTTATGGGCTTTGTCTTTGCAGCAGACAGTACAGTTAAATCAATGGGCTTGGCGTTGACGTTGGGAATCTTCTTTGATGCTCTCATTGTTCGAATGATTTTTGTTCCAGCTACGCTTGCCGTCTTTGGTAAAGCCAATTGGTATCTGCCTAAATGGTTGGATAAACTTCTCCCAAATGTTAAAATTGAATAG
- the rplN gene encoding 50S ribosomal protein L14, whose amino-acid sequence MIQQETRLKVADNSGAREILTIKVLGGSGRKFANIGDVIVASVKQATPGGAVKKGDVVKAVVVRTKSGARRPDGSYIKFDDNAAVIIRDDKTPRGTRIFGPVARELREGGFMKIVSLAPEVL is encoded by the coding sequence ATGATTCAACAAGAAACTCGCTTGAAAGTTGCTGATAATAGCGGTGCTCGTGAGATCTTGACTATCAAAGTTCTTGGTGGTTCAGGACGTAAATTCGCTAACATCGGTGACGTAATCGTTGCTTCTGTAAAACAAGCTACTCCTGGTGGAGCTGTTAAAAAAGGTGATGTCGTAAAAGCTGTTGTTGTTCGTACTAAATCTGGTGCACGCCGTCCAGACGGTTCATACATCAAATTTGATGACAACGCTGCAGTAATCATCCGTGATGACAAAACTCCTCGCGGAACTCGTATCTTCGGCCCTGTTGCACGTGAATTGCGTGAAGGTGGCTTCATGAAGATCGTATCACTTGCACCAGAAGTACTTTAA
- the rplP gene encoding 50S ribosomal protein L16, whose product MLVPKRVKHRREFRGKMRGEAKGGKEVAFGEYGLQATTSHWITNRQIEAARIAMTRYMKRGGKVWIKIFPHKSYTAKAIGVRMGSGKGAPEGWVAPVKRGKVMFEIAGVSEEVAREALRLASHKLPVKTKFVKREAE is encoded by the coding sequence ATGTTAGTACCTAAACGTGTTAAACACCGTCGCGAATTCCGTGGAAAAATGCGCGGTGAAGCTAAAGGTGGTAAAGAAGTCGCATTCGGTGAATATGGTCTTCAAGCTACTACTAGTCACTGGATCACAAACCGTCAAATCGAAGCTGCCCGTATCGCAATGACTCGTTACATGAAACGTGGTGGTAAAGTTTGGATTAAAATCTTCCCACACAAATCATACACTGCTAAAGCTATCGGTGTACGTATGGGTTCTGGTAAAGGGGCACCTGAAGGTTGGGTAGCACCAGTTAAACGTGGTAAAGTGATGTTTGAAATCGCTGGTGTATCTGAAGAAGTTGCACGTGAAGCACTTCGTCTTGCTAGCCACAAATTGCCAGTTAAGACTAAATTCGTGAAACGTGAAGCAGAATAA
- a CDS encoding 50S ribosomal protein L23 produces MNLYDVIKKPVITEKSMYDLEAGKYTFEVDSRAHKLLIKQAVEAAFDGVKVANVNTVTVKPKAKRVGRYTGFTSKTKKAIITLTADSKAIELFAAEAE; encoded by the coding sequence ATGAATTTGTACGACGTAATCAAAAAACCAGTAATCACTGAAAAATCAATGTACGACCTCGAAGCAGGTAAATATACATTCGAAGTTGACTCTCGTGCGCACAAACTTTTGATCAAACAAGCTGTTGAAGCTGCTTTTGATGGAGTTAAAGTTGCAAACGTGAACACTGTAACAGTTAAACCAAAAGCAAAACGTGTTGGTCGTTACACTGGTTTCACTTCAAAAACTAAAAAAGCTATCATCACTCTTACAGCTGATTCTAAAGCAATCGAGTTGTTTGCAGCTGAAGCTGAATAA
- a CDS encoding response regulator yields MKHIMIVDDHPIVREGLANFIEIADDLTVVATASNGQEALEKLAALTRQPDLILVDLQMPEMSGKKLLEELPTLSNVLIFSTEIDGELAQHFIQKGVRGYLLKDEDPTDIVNHIQKLLADDSYIAISSEVLTASFQHRQNEENVPTITEQQKQLLQMVADGLTNKEIAAQLFVTDRTVKTYLTELYEIFQVNNRAQAIAYAIRHNLI; encoded by the coding sequence GTGAAGCACATTATGATTGTAGATGATCATCCGATTGTCAGAGAAGGTTTGGCTAATTTTATTGAAATAGCAGATGATTTGACAGTGGTTGCCACAGCTTCAAATGGTCAGGAGGCTTTGGAAAAATTAGCTGCGCTTACTAGGCAACCAGACCTTATCTTAGTTGATTTGCAAATGCCAGAAATGAGTGGCAAAAAGTTACTAGAAGAGCTGCCGACATTGTCGAATGTTCTCATCTTTTCTACGGAAATCGACGGTGAACTTGCGCAGCACTTTATTCAAAAAGGAGTACGAGGCTACCTATTAAAAGACGAAGACCCGACTGACATTGTTAATCATATTCAAAAGTTATTAGCAGATGATAGCTATATTGCCATAAGTTCAGAAGTTTTGACGGCTAGTTTTCAACATAGACAAAACGAAGAAAATGTGCCAACGATTACAGAGCAGCAGAAGCAGCTATTGCAAATGGTAGCTGATGGATTGACCAATAAAGAAATTGCAGCGCAGCTATTTGTTACTGACCGCACGGTAAAGACCTATCTAACGGAACTTTATGAGATTTTTCAAGTCAATAATCGAGCTCAAGCAATTGCTTATGCGATAAGACACAACTTAATTTAA
- the rplV gene encoding 50S ribosomal protein L22, with protein MAEITSAKAMARTVRVSPRKTRLVLDLIRGKNVADAIAILKFTPNKAARVVEKVLNSAIANAENNFGLEKANLVVSETFANEGPTMKRFRPRAKGSASPINKRTTHVTVVVSEK; from the coding sequence ATGGCAGAAATTACTTCAGCTAAAGCAATGGCTCGTACAGTCCGTGTTTCACCTCGTAAAACACGTCTTGTACTTGATCTTATCCGTGGTAAGAATGTTGCTGACGCAATCGCAATCTTGAAATTCACTCCAAACAAAGCAGCTCGCGTAGTTGAAAAAGTTCTTAACTCTGCTATCGCTAACGCAGAAAACAACTTTGGTTTGGAAAAAGCTAACTTGGTAGTATCTGAAACTTTCGCAAACGAAGGACCAACTATGAAACGTTTCCGTCCACGTGCTAAAGGTTCAGCTTCACCAATCAACAAACGCACAACTCACGTCACAGTAGTTGTGTCAGAAAAATAA
- the rpmC gene encoding 50S ribosomal protein L29 has protein sequence MKLQEIKDFVKELRGLSQEELAKKENELKKELFDLRFQAAAGQLDQTARLNEVKKQIARVKTVQSEKK, from the coding sequence ATGAAACTTCAAGAAATTAAAGATTTTGTTAAAGAGCTTCGTGGTCTTTCTCAAGAAGAACTTGCTAAGAAAGAAAACGAACTTAAGAAAGAACTTTTCGATCTTCGTTTCCAAGCTGCAGCAGGTCAACTTGATCAAACTGCTCGTTTGAACGAAGTTAAAAAACAAATTGCACGCGTAAAAACAGTGCAATCTGAAAAGAAATAA
- the rplC gene encoding 50S ribosomal protein L3, which translates to MTKGILGKKVGMTQIFTESGEFIPVTVIEATPNVVLQVKTVETDGYEAVQVGFDDKREVLSNKPAKGHVAKANTAPKRFIREFKNIEGLEVGQEITVDTFEAGDVVDVTGTSKGKGFQGVIKRHGQARGPMAHGSRYHRRPGSMGPVAPNRVFKNKHLAGRMGGNRVTIQNLEVVQVIPEKNVILIKGNVPGAKKSLITIKSAVKAAK; encoded by the coding sequence ATGACAAAAGGAATCTTAGGGAAAAAAGTGGGAATGACTCAAATCTTCACTGAATCTGGTGAATTTATCCCTGTTACTGTCATCGAAGCAACTCCAAACGTTGTGCTTCAAGTGAAAACTGTTGAAACAGATGGTTACGAAGCAGTTCAAGTTGGTTTTGACGACAAACGTGAAGTATTGAGCAACAAACCTGCCAAAGGCCATGTAGCAAAAGCTAACACAGCTCCTAAGCGCTTCATTCGTGAATTCAAAAACATTGAAGGCTTAGAAGTTGGTCAAGAAATCACAGTTGATACATTCGAAGCTGGAGATGTTGTTGATGTAACTGGTACATCTAAAGGTAAAGGTTTCCAAGGTGTTATCAAACGCCACGGTCAAGCTCGTGGACCAATGGCTCACGGTTCTCGTTATCACCGTCGTCCAGGTTCTATGGGACCTGTTGCGCCTAACCGTGTTTTCAAAAACAAACACTTGGCAGGACGTATGGGTGGTAACCGTGTGACAATCCAAAACCTTGAAGTTGTCCAAGTTATCCCAGAGAAAAACGTTATTCTTATCAAAGGTAACGTACCAGGTGCTAAGAAATCTCTTATCACTATCAAATCAGCAGTTAAGGCTGCTAAATAA
- the rplB gene encoding 50S ribosomal protein L2 — translation MGIKAYKPTTNGRRNMTSLDFAEITTSTPEKSLLVSLKNKAGRNNNGRITVRHQGGGHKRHYRLIDFKRNKDGVEAVVKTIEYDPNRTANIALVHYTDGVKAYILAPKGLEVGQRIVSGPDADIKVGNALPLANIPVGTVIHNIELQPGKGAELIRAAGASAQVLGQEGKYVLVRLQSGEVRMILGTCRATIGTVGNEQQSLVNLGKAGRSRWMGIRPTVRGSVMNPNDHPHGGGEGKAPVGRKAPSTPWGKPALGLKTRNKKAKSDKLIVRRRNDK, via the coding sequence GTGGGTATTAAAGCTTATAAACCAACGACAAATGGTCGTCGTAATATGACTTCTTTGGATTTTGCTGAAATCACTACAAGCACTCCTGAGAAATCATTGCTTGTTTCACTTAAAAACAAAGCTGGTCGTAACAACAACGGTCGCATCACTGTACGTCACCAAGGTGGCGGTCACAAACGTCACTACCGTTTGATTGACTTCAAACGTAACAAAGATGGCGTTGAAGCAGTTGTAAAAACTATTGAGTATGATCCAAACCGTACAGCTAACATCGCTCTTGTACATTACACTGACGGTGTGAAAGCTTATATCCTTGCACCTAAAGGTCTTGAAGTTGGACAACGTATCGTTTCAGGTCCAGATGCAGATATCAAAGTTGGTAACGCTCTTCCACTTGCTAACATCCCTGTTGGTACAGTTATTCACAATATCGAACTTCAACCAGGTAAAGGTGCTGAATTGATTCGTGCTGCTGGTGCTTCTGCACAAGTTCTTGGTCAAGAAGGTAAATACGTGCTTGTTCGTCTTCAATCAGGCGAAGTTCGTATGATTCTTGGTACTTGCCGTGCTACAATCGGTACAGTTGGTAACGAACAACAATCACTTGTAAACCTTGGTAAAGCTGGTCGTAGCCGTTGGATGGGTATCCGTCCTACAGTTCGTGGTTCTGTAATGAACCCTAATGATCACCCACACGGTGGTGGTGAAGGTAAAGCACCAGTTGGACGTAAAGCGCCATCTACTCCTTGGGGTAAACCTGCGCTTGGTCTTAAAACTCGTAACAAAAAAGCTAAATCTGACAAACTTATTGTTCGTCGTCGTAACGATAAATAA
- a CDS encoding LysR family transcriptional regulator translates to MELNHVKEFIALTKTENYLEAAENLFISQSSLSKHIKSLEVELGTTLFDRTTRQVKLNEAGKVFLKYAQQLIDVQHQCNTALINLKEAEEQSLTIGSIPIMAPYGITDMLIDFKKANVKINLSIIEGETEQLKQKLRNDDCDLIFIRRLSGQKEVTEDLDDFAVINFTTDYLVAVLPNDHPLANQALIDLSELKNEEFLFLPPHSVMHNISLQACRQAGFTPSIAYTGKRAENIIDLVSKGMGISLLMAKPISYINTRNLVKLVPVLPHIETEIVIYYKKSALLSKAASHFLEFVQR, encoded by the coding sequence ATGGAACTGAATCATGTGAAAGAATTTATTGCCTTAACAAAGACAGAAAATTATCTAGAAGCAGCGGAGAATTTATTCATTTCGCAATCTAGCTTGTCAAAACATATAAAATCTTTGGAAGTTGAACTTGGAACAACTCTATTTGACCGAACGACACGTCAAGTTAAACTCAATGAAGCAGGAAAAGTATTTCTCAAATACGCTCAACAGCTAATTGATGTCCAGCACCAATGTAATACGGCGCTTATTAATCTCAAGGAAGCTGAAGAGCAAAGTTTGACAATCGGCTCAATTCCAATTATGGCTCCTTATGGCATCACAGATATGCTCATTGATTTTAAAAAGGCGAATGTAAAAATTAATCTGAGCATTATTGAAGGTGAGACTGAGCAACTTAAACAGAAACTTCGAAATGATGACTGTGATTTGATTTTTATTCGTCGATTGTCAGGTCAAAAAGAAGTTACAGAGGATTTGGATGATTTTGCAGTCATCAATTTCACGACGGATTATTTGGTTGCGGTGTTACCAAATGATCACCCCTTGGCTAACCAAGCTCTGATTGACTTGTCGGAATTGAAAAATGAAGAATTTTTATTCTTACCTCCTCATTCTGTCATGCATAACATTTCACTTCAAGCTTGTCGTCAAGCTGGCTTTACGCCGTCAATTGCTTATACGGGAAAGCGTGCTGAAAATATTATCGACCTTGTTAGTAAAGGAATGGGCATTTCGTTATTAATGGCAAAACCTATTTCCTATATCAATACGCGAAATCTGGTGAAACTGGTGCCTGTTCTTCCGCATATCGAGACAGAAATTGTCATTTATTATAAGAAAAGTGCCCTGTTATCAAAAGCAGCCAGTCACTTTTTAGAATTTGTTCAACGATAG
- the rpsS gene encoding 30S ribosomal protein S19, whose protein sequence is MGRSLKKGPFVDEHLMKKVEAQANDEKKKVIKTWSRRSTIFPSFIGYTIAVYDGRKHVPVYIQEDMVGHKLGEFAPTRTYKGHAADDKKTRR, encoded by the coding sequence ATGGGACGTAGTCTTAAAAAAGGACCTTTCGTCGATGAGCATTTGATGAAAAAAGTTGAAGCTCAAGCAAATGACGAAAAGAAAAAAGTAATTAAAACTTGGTCACGTCGTTCAACGATTTTCCCAAGTTTCATCGGTTATACAATCGCAGTTTATGATGGACGTAAACACGTACCAGTTTACATCCAAGAAGACATGGTAGGTCACAAACTTGGTGAATTCGCACCAACTCGTACTTACAAAGGTCACGCAGCTGACGATAAGAAAACACGTCGTTAA
- a CDS encoding sensor histidine kinase — protein sequence MKTNKIEESVKYQFLKLGKWLLIGWLVFLYLFVQYLNCGYFFQTDVMSNAALVSEVLLLYFSNRLVSTKYLYLGLAVQVLLIFWLALFFDNLSSLALLVGFMPICIVEEITYQYPKRYFVMTALYGLCVLGFGLLQDGLDFFNFILLAEAVAMIALLAIYYYQMIYRQAFQAQYLQEVNEELNQAYAQVEEATTKAVKQTLARDLHDSLTQDLIGINMHLSAMKALLDNEDYQKLAQTLEKTQHLTKESISEARQTIADYRQEKRDNLTLQLREELQKRLTNLQENYHLNTQLAMPDEIELSYHQGMDVLRMINEALMNVIKHAEIDQAKVDVKKEGKMLQIHVINFGKPMRLLAQNNQHFGLLGMKERAAQYNGQVSINSSKNTGTVVTIELEVI from the coding sequence ATGAAAACAAATAAAATAGAAGAAAGTGTCAAATATCAATTTTTAAAATTAGGTAAATGGCTTTTGATAGGTTGGCTAGTTTTCCTTTATCTTTTTGTCCAATATTTAAATTGTGGCTACTTTTTTCAAACAGATGTTATGTCAAATGCAGCCTTAGTTAGTGAAGTATTATTGCTTTATTTTTCTAATCGTTTGGTGTCAACGAAATATTTGTATCTCGGATTAGCTGTGCAAGTCTTGCTGATTTTTTGGTTGGCACTTTTCTTTGACAATCTATCTAGTCTTGCTTTACTGGTTGGATTCATGCCTATTTGCATTGTTGAAGAAATTACCTACCAGTATCCTAAACGTTATTTTGTAATGACAGCTTTGTACGGTCTCTGTGTTCTTGGCTTTGGCTTATTGCAAGATGGTTTAGATTTTTTCAATTTTATCTTGTTAGCTGAAGCTGTGGCTATGATTGCACTACTTGCCATTTATTATTATCAAATGATTTATCGTCAAGCTTTTCAAGCGCAATATCTTCAGGAAGTTAATGAGGAACTCAATCAAGCTTATGCACAAGTAGAGGAAGCGACAACTAAGGCAGTCAAACAAACGCTGGCGCGTGATTTACACGATAGCTTGACTCAAGATTTGATTGGCATTAATATGCACCTCTCGGCAATGAAAGCTCTCCTAGACAATGAAGATTATCAAAAATTGGCACAGACTTTGGAAAAAACACAACATCTCACCAAAGAATCCATTAGTGAGGCACGTCAAACGATTGCTGATTATCGCCAAGAAAAACGAGACAATCTAACGTTGCAGTTGCGAGAAGAATTACAAAAACGGTTGACCAATTTGCAAGAAAATTATCATCTCAATACTCAACTGGCTATGCCTGATGAGATTGAATTATCTTATCATCAAGGAATGGATGTTTTGCGAATGATTAATGAAGCTTTGATGAATGTTATTAAGCATGCTGAGATTGACCAAGCAAAAGTTGACGTCAAGAAAGAGGGAAAAATGTTGCAAATTCACGTTATTAATTTTGGTAAGCCTATGCGATTACTAGCGCAAAACAATCAACATTTTGGCTTACTTGGCATGAAAGAACGAGCAGCGCAGTATAACGGTCAAGTGAGTATTAACAGTAGCAAAAACACAGGAACGGTTGTAACGATTGAATTGGAGGTAATCTAG
- the rpsQ gene encoding 30S ribosomal protein S17: MERNQRKTLVGRVVSDKMDKTITVVVETKRNHPVYGKRINYSKKYKAHDENNVAKEGDIVRIMETRPLSATKRFRLVEVVEEAVII; encoded by the coding sequence ATGGAACGTAATCAACGTAAAACCCTTGTTGGACGTGTAGTATCTGACAAAATGGATAAAACAATCACTGTTGTAGTTGAAACTAAACGTAACCACCCAGTCTATGGTAAACGTATCAACTATTCTAAAAAATACAAAGCACATGATGAAAACAACGTTGCTAAAGAAGGCGATATCGTTCGTATCATGGAAACTCGTCCACTTTCAGCTACAAAACGCTTCCGTCTTGTAGAAGTAGTGGAAGAAGCTGTTATTATCTAA